One Bartonella tribocorum CIP 105476 genomic window carries:
- a CDS encoding serine aminopeptidase domain-containing protein produces the protein METPLYPIDWGSTPPNIHYGTLKIATDRKIRFAITYPEAKKSKGTIVILESDVNALETYLLAINEISQRGFHTAIFDWFDPPKISFKTRKKSRQYYFDINNDINDLYEFLKNVVYPICPPPYSMLAYGIGGLVALSGLDVINHQFNRLICVSPLFAPLGNKTNGFQHKLTQFLSDIGFGFIPVKNGKKLKKIPPQNIQLGNIHQESLPSTKPPTSQWMASVFNVIDSVKKNIRHGHLQIPTLFILANQNNLANNIEVRQLCQHTHLTESITITGAELDTIMYNEDHKKQFWAAFDAFIPDNVSIK, from the coding sequence TTGGAAACACCTCTTTATCCCATAGACTGGGGTTCCACTCCTCCTAATATCCATTATGGTACCCTTAAAATAGCAACAGATCGCAAAATTCGTTTTGCGATAACATATCCTGAAGCGAAAAAATCTAAGGGAACAATTGTTATTCTTGAAAGCGATGTAAATGCTTTAGAAACATATCTGTTAGCCATAAACGAAATTTCTCAACGTGGTTTTCATACAGCAATATTTGACTGGTTTGATCCCCCCAAAATATCCTTCAAGACAAGAAAAAAAAGCCGACAATATTACTTTGATATAAACAATGATATTAATGACTTATATGAATTTCTTAAAAATGTTGTTTATCCTATTTGTCCACCACCTTACTCTATGCTCGCCTATGGTATAGGGGGATTAGTGGCACTGAGCGGATTAGATGTCATTAATCATCAGTTTAATAGATTGATCTGCGTTTCTCCCCTTTTTGCTCCATTGGGCAATAAAACGAATGGTTTTCAACATAAATTAACACAATTTCTTTCTGATATAGGTTTTGGCTTTATACCAGTGAAAAATGGGAAAAAATTAAAAAAAATTCCCCCCCAAAATATACAATTAGGAAACATACATCAAGAGTCACTCCCTTCCACTAAGCCACCAACATCCCAATGGATGGCTTCAGTATTTAATGTAATTGATTCTGTGAAGAAAAATATACGCCACGGACATTTACAAATCCCAACACTCTTTATTCTTGCTAATCAAAACAATCTTGCCAACAACATTGAAGTACGGCAATTATGCCAACACACACATCTGACAGAAAGTATTACTATTACAGGTGCTGAGCTTGATACAATCATGTATAATGAAGATCACAAAAAACAATTCTGGGCTGCATTTGATGCATTTATCCCTGACAATGTATCTATAAAATAA
- the cpdR gene encoding cell cycle two-component system response regulator CpdR, translated as MKRILLAEDDNDMRRFLVKALERAGYEVADFDNGISAYERLQEEPFSLLLTDIVMPEMDGIELARRATEIDPDLRVMFITGFAAVALNSNSDAPPDAKVLSKPFHLRELVNEVEKILIAA; from the coding sequence ATGAAACGAATCCTGCTCGCAGAAGATGATAATGATATGCGTCGCTTTCTCGTAAAAGCCTTAGAACGCGCAGGCTACGAAGTCGCCGATTTCGATAACGGTATAAGCGCATATGAACGTTTACAAGAAGAACCATTTTCTCTTCTCCTGACTGATATTGTGATGCCGGAGATGGACGGAATCGAACTTGCACGACGCGCTACTGAGATTGATCCTGATTTACGCGTAATGTTTATTACAGGTTTTGCAGCGGTTGCACTCAATTCAAATAGTGATGCTCCTCCTGATGCAAAGGTTCTCTCTAAGCCATTTCACTTACGAGAACTTGTCAATGAAGTTGAAAAGATCCTTATTGCTGCTTAA
- a CDS encoding ETC complex I subunit, translating to MIARIYSPAKTAMQSGKGNTGFWILQYEPMKAKMLEPLMGYTATSDMNSQVRIRFNRREEAVAFARRNAIPYRVEKTHASIRRAVSYSDNFRSDRQQSWTH from the coding sequence ATGATTGCACGTATTTATAGTCCTGCTAAAACAGCTATGCAGTCAGGTAAGGGGAATACAGGCTTTTGGATTCTACAGTATGAGCCTATGAAAGCAAAAATGCTAGAGCCTCTTATGGGTTACACGGCAACATCTGATATGAATAGTCAAGTAAGAATCCGTTTTAATAGGAGGGAAGAAGCCGTTGCTTTTGCGCGCAGGAATGCTATTCCTTATCGTGTAGAAAAAACACATGCCTCGATTCGGCGTGCTGTCTCTTATTCTGATAATTTTCGCAGTGATCGGCAGCAATCTTGGACACATTGA
- the hdaA gene encoding DnaA regulatory inactivator HdaA: MNGRETQLSLNFPYKPIFQFDDLVVTDSNRMAFQLIDHWPNWSLPIAVLVGKEGSGKTHFSSIWLQKANAFRIQRNKIDQAVAMASLGSPFLIEDIDAGEINETELFHLINSVKQANIDARQATLLMTAQTLPSAWNLKLNDLKSRLNSVMFVEINQPDDALLTAVAFKLFSDRQLIVHPDTVYYLISRCERSLFSLKHVIDSVDQLALQRKRKITRAVIAEVLNRKKT; encoded by the coding sequence ATGAATGGGCGAGAAACGCAATTATCGTTAAATTTCCCTTATAAGCCAATTTTTCAATTTGATGATTTAGTCGTGACGGATAGCAATCGTATGGCTTTTCAGCTTATTGATCACTGGCCCAATTGGAGCTTACCTATTGCAGTTTTGGTTGGAAAAGAAGGATCTGGAAAAACGCACTTTTCGAGTATATGGCTCCAAAAAGCAAATGCATTCAGGATTCAGCGCAATAAAATTGATCAGGCTGTTGCTATGGCTTCTTTAGGTAGCCCCTTTTTAATAGAGGATATTGATGCAGGAGAAATTAACGAGACAGAACTTTTTCATTTAATTAACAGTGTTAAGCAAGCAAATATTGATGCACGACAAGCTACTTTATTGATGACGGCACAAACACTTCCTTCTGCTTGGAATTTAAAGTTAAATGATCTAAAAAGTCGTCTTAATTCGGTGATGTTCGTTGAAATTAATCAGCCTGATGATGCATTGTTAACAGCTGTTGCCTTTAAGCTTTTTTCCGATAGGCAGCTTATTGTGCATCCAGATACAGTTTATTATCTTATCAGTCGTTGTGAACGTTCTTTATTTTCATTGAAGCATGTTATTGATTCTGTTGATCAGTTGGCGTTACAAAGAAAAAGGAAAATAACGCGTGCTGTTATTGCTGAAGTTTTGAATAGAAAAAAAACGTAA
- a CDS encoding AI-2E family transporter: MSKISDNHGQSSWKLMKKKVSENTSRDRYKSYTPAYTQLPLPNNMKRQIFFWLGALIFFILFMFIFGSILLPFVAGIVLAYFLNPIVQLLEKFGIRRVFGTVLITLFIVIIFVAALIILIPIISWQIQQFVSDGLPVYMNRIQTFFVEHDFDWIRDYFGSDPNELRSNIKGLLGEGSDFITSLLNSLLKSGKSIVNIVSLFVVAPVVTFYMLLDWPRMVRAIDSLIPRDHLETVRSIFHEMDRAIAGFVRGQGTVCLILGGYYAIGLTIAGLNFGLLIGMFIGLISFIPYIGTMSGLLLSVGIAWVQFYPNNWGGIIVVLALFLIGQFIEGYVLQPKLVGSSVGLHPVWLMFSLFAFSSLFGFTGMLVAVPAAAAVGVLVRFALHTYLSSQMYSRSGNSEPQK; this comes from the coding sequence ATGAGCAAGATATCAGATAATCATGGACAGTCTTCTTGGAAACTTATGAAAAAGAAAGTGAGTGAGAATACATCTCGTGACCGTTATAAGAGTTATACGCCAGCATATACACAATTACCGTTGCCGAATAATATGAAAAGACAAATCTTTTTTTGGCTGGGGGCGCTGATTTTTTTCATTCTTTTTATGTTTATTTTTGGATCAATTTTGCTTCCTTTTGTGGCAGGGATTGTGTTGGCTTATTTTCTTAATCCCATTGTTCAACTCCTTGAAAAGTTTGGTATTCGTCGTGTTTTTGGGACTGTCCTCATTACTTTATTTATTGTTATCATCTTTGTTGCTGCTTTGATTATTCTGATTCCTATTATTAGTTGGCAAATACAACAATTTGTGAGTGATGGCTTACCTGTTTATATGAATCGTATTCAAACTTTTTTCGTTGAGCATGATTTTGATTGGATAAGGGACTATTTTGGAAGTGATCCAAATGAATTACGGAGTAATATTAAAGGGCTTTTGGGAGAAGGTTCTGATTTTATTACATCTCTTTTGAATTCACTTTTGAAATCAGGAAAGTCTATCGTTAATATCGTTAGCCTATTTGTTGTGGCGCCTGTGGTGACATTTTATATGTTATTAGATTGGCCACGTATGGTGAGAGCAATTGATTCGTTAATACCACGCGATCATCTTGAAACTGTTCGTAGTATTTTTCATGAAATGGATAGAGCTATCGCAGGTTTTGTTCGTGGACAAGGAACTGTTTGTCTCATATTGGGAGGCTATTATGCAATTGGTTTAACGATTGCAGGACTCAATTTTGGTCTTTTGATTGGTATGTTTATTGGCCTTATTAGCTTTATTCCTTATATTGGAACAATGAGTGGTTTGCTCCTTTCTGTTGGGATTGCATGGGTTCAGTTTTATCCCAATAATTGGGGGGGAATCATCGTTGTGTTGGCACTTTTTTTAATTGGTCAATTTATTGAGGGTTATGTTCTTCAACCAAAACTTGTTGGTTCATCGGTGGGATTACATCCTGTGTGGTTGATGTTTTCGCTTTTTGCTTTTTCTTCACTCTTTGGTTTTACCGGTATGCTTGTTGCTGTTCCTGCAGCGGCGGCTGTGGGCGTTTTAGTTCGTTTTGCTCTTCACACTTATCTTAGTTCTCAGATGTATTCGCGAAGTGGAAATTCGGAGCCGCAAAAATGA